A region from the Salidesulfovibrio onnuriiensis genome encodes:
- a CDS encoding tetratricopeptide repeat protein: MSGHLDYEINKELGECYLFMGELDKAEEYYKKAIGSNGVHPDPYIGLATVAVQRGALEEALALYRKAHKIEATDKSFAGIGLIEMENGNKDEAYSMFIQALDANPENMVALFSLIRLGHEMERLVEIMPYLENYLEIDPEKSEVRYALAGCLACLERKDEARAQLERVLEADPDNEAAKELLDQIQA; this comes from the coding sequence ATGAGTGGTCATCTGGATTACGAAATCAACAAAGAACTCGGTGAATGCTACCTCTTCATGGGTGAGCTGGATAAGGCCGAAGAGTACTACAAGAAGGCCATCGGCTCCAACGGTGTCCATCCTGATCCGTACATTGGCCTGGCTACCGTCGCCGTCCAGCGCGGCGCCCTTGAAGAGGCTCTGGCCCTTTACAGAAAGGCCCACAAGATCGAAGCCACTGACAAGAGTTTTGCCGGGATCGGCCTGATCGAAATGGAAAACGGCAACAAGGATGAAGCCTATTCCATGTTTATACAGGCTCTCGACGCCAATCCGGAAAATATGGTTGCCCTGTTCAGCCTGATCCGGCTCGGCCATGAGATGGAACGCCTGGTGGAGATCATGCCGTATCTCGAAAATTACCTGGAAATCGATCCGGAAAAATCAGAAGTGCGGTACGCCCTGGCCGGATGCCTCGCCTGCCTGGAAAGGAAGGACGAAGCAAGGGCCCAGTTGGAGCGTGTCCTTGAAGCCGACCCGGACAACGAGGCGGCCAAGGAACTTCTGGATCAGATCCAGGCCTAA
- a CDS encoding FliH/SctL family protein, whose protein sequence is MSLSNGEAAAPEQDNGVLENGAPSPQAQDAADDRQPEEQPQEPSPRVDEPEDSMSLKGKITGRVIMGMDTPGPDEMSVQDIEGKRKLVWDDSVDDEYMSRVRTKAQAMAKDILAEAMREAETTKEQARQQGYDEGIAQAQAELDQHVTQLSQSMEGVLAQVSAQGVDVWDARRQDIVTLIRMVTKKILHVEMEERRQEILASLLDQAVERIETERTITLRISPQDEELMSALLPAIQERNPAVKHWKLKVDTSIQQGGAIVETREGKVDNTLEARWAGVETILNELTILSPEEGGPKPQQPAEPKTDGD, encoded by the coding sequence ATGTCTTTATCTAACGGCGAAGCCGCAGCACCGGAACAGGACAACGGAGTCCTCGAAAACGGAGCGCCGAGCCCCCAGGCCCAGGACGCGGCCGACGACCGGCAGCCGGAAGAACAGCCGCAGGAGCCTTCTCCCCGGGTTGACGAGCCCGAAGACAGCATGTCGCTGAAAGGCAAGATCACAGGCCGCGTCATCATGGGCATGGACACTCCCGGCCCGGATGAGATGAGCGTCCAGGACATCGAGGGTAAGCGCAAGCTCGTCTGGGACGACAGCGTGGATGACGAATACATGTCCCGGGTCCGCACCAAGGCCCAGGCTATGGCCAAGGATATCCTGGCCGAGGCCATGCGAGAGGCCGAAACCACCAAGGAACAGGCCCGCCAGCAGGGATACGACGAAGGAATCGCCCAGGCGCAAGCCGAGCTGGACCAGCACGTCACCCAGCTCTCCCAGTCCATGGAAGGCGTTCTCGCCCAAGTCTCGGCCCAAGGCGTTGATGTCTGGGATGCCCGGCGTCAGGATATTGTCACCCTCATCCGCATGGTCACCAAGAAAATTCTTCATGTGGAAATGGAGGAAAGGCGGCAGGAAATTCTTGCCAGCCTTCTGGATCAGGCCGTGGAGCGCATTGAGACCGAGCGCACCATAACCCTTCGAATTTCCCCGCAGGACGAGGAGCTCATGAGCGCCCTCCTGCCCGCCATCCAGGAACGCAACCCAGCGGTCAAGCACTGGAAGCTCAAGGTCGATACCTCCATCCAACAGGGCGGAGCCATCGTGGAAACCCGGGAAGGCAAGGTGGACAACACCCTGGAGGCCCGCTGGGCCGGGGTGGAGACCATCCTCAACGAACTGACCATCCTTTCCCCGGAAGAAGGCGGCCCCAAGCCGCAACAGCCCGCTGAACCCAAAACCGACGGCGACTAG
- the flgC gene encoding flagellar basal body rod protein FlgC, with the protein MDFMTALDIGASGLKAQRSHLNVISMNLANARTTRTIAGGPYQRKSVSFESSPVYSPFDQAMNDQMNRELHGVRVNGVTVDQRPFKEIYDPGHPDANDQGFVYYPDINVVEEMTNMITAMRGYEANVQTIQSAKSMFNKALTIGQ; encoded by the coding sequence ATGGATTTCATGACAGCACTCGATATCGGGGCATCGGGCCTCAAGGCGCAGCGTTCGCATCTGAACGTCATTTCCATGAACCTGGCCAACGCACGGACCACCCGGACCATCGCCGGTGGTCCCTACCAGCGCAAGAGCGTGTCCTTCGAGTCCAGCCCGGTCTACTCCCCGTTCGACCAGGCAATGAACGACCAGATGAACCGCGAGCTGCACGGCGTGCGGGTCAACGGCGTCACCGTGGACCAGCGGCCCTTCAAGGAAATTTACGACCCGGGGCATCCCGACGCCAACGACCAGGGATTCGTCTACTACCCGGACATCAACGTGGTCGAGGAAATGACCAACATGATCACGGCCATGCGCGGCTACGAAGCCAACGTGCAGACCATCCAGTCGGCCAAGAGCATGTTCAACAAGGCCCTGACCATAGGCCAGTAG
- a CDS encoding MerR family transcriptional regulator translates to MSELSEYKRYKIGQAAKLLDLKPYVLRFWESEFPELEPIRTETGQRLYTEDNIELVREIKRLLYDEGMTIEGARKRLEDREKHDILREVHSELLEIKKLLDL, encoded by the coding sequence ATGAGCGAGCTGTCGGAATACAAACGGTACAAGATCGGCCAGGCTGCCAAGCTGCTTGACCTGAAACCGTATGTGCTGCGGTTCTGGGAGAGCGAGTTCCCGGAGCTGGAGCCGATCCGTACCGAAACCGGGCAGCGGCTTTACACCGAAGACAATATCGAGCTTGTGCGTGAAATCAAGCGGTTGCTCTACGACGAAGGCATGACCATCGAAGGGGCGAGAAAACGGCTTGAAGATCGTGAAAAGCATGATATCCTGCGAGAAGTTCATTCCGAACTTCTGGAGATTAAGAAACTCCTGGATCTGTAA
- a CDS encoding IMP cyclohydrolase — protein sequence MNALPIKRAILSVTDKSGLAEFAAFLSEQGVELVSTGGTKKMLQESGLQVTSVSDVTDFPEILGGRVKTLHPNIHAGILADKDDPGHLEVLREFSIAPFDMICVNLYNFADAAKKGLSLRDAIEQIDIGGPCMLRASAKNFHSVCVVPGPQHYDTIRKELEENGSVSLELRKDLAAETFRLTSEYDAMITKYISENEA from the coding sequence ATGAACGCGTTGCCTATCAAACGAGCTATCTTGAGTGTTACCGACAAATCCGGCCTGGCCGAATTTGCCGCTTTTCTTTCCGAACAGGGTGTCGAGCTGGTTTCCACCGGCGGAACTAAGAAGATGCTGCAGGAATCCGGACTTCAGGTCACTTCCGTCAGCGACGTCACGGATTTCCCCGAAATTCTGGGCGGCCGGGTCAAGACCCTGCATCCGAACATCCATGCGGGCATCCTGGCCGACAAGGACGATCCCGGCCATCTGGAAGTGCTGCGCGAGTTCAGCATTGCACCCTTCGACATGATCTGCGTGAACCTCTACAATTTTGCCGATGCCGCCAAGAAGGGCCTTTCCCTGCGCGACGCCATCGAGCAGATCGATATCGGCGGTCCGTGCATGCTGCGCGCTTCGGCCAAGAACTTCCACAGCGTCTGCGTTGTTCCCGGCCCGCAGCACTATGATACGATCCGCAAGGAGCTGGAGGAAAACGGAAGCGTTTCCCTTGAGCTGCGCAAGGATCTGGCGGCCGAGACTTTTCGCCTTACCAGCGAATACGACGCCATGATCACAAAATACATTTCCGAAAACGAAGCTTAA
- the fliE gene encoding flagellar hook-basal body complex protein FliE, with amino-acid sequence MINKTMGIQAYQQNMGLMKRQKMQSSIEDNVATKLAKPQEPRTSFGDTIKESLDKVNEMQSEKKSMIESFAAGEKTNVHELMITMQKAGLAMNMTSAVRGKIISAYQEIMRLSF; translated from the coding sequence ATGATCAACAAGACAATGGGCATACAGGCTTACCAGCAGAACATGGGGCTGATGAAGCGCCAGAAGATGCAGAGCTCCATCGAGGACAACGTGGCCACCAAGCTGGCCAAGCCCCAGGAGCCCCGCACGTCCTTCGGCGACACCATCAAGGAATCGCTGGACAAGGTCAACGAGATGCAGAGCGAGAAGAAATCCATGATCGAATCCTTTGCAGCCGGTGAAAAGACCAACGTCCACGAACTCATGATCACCATGCAGAAGGCGGGGCTGGCCATGAACATGACCAGCGCGGTGCGCGGCAAGATCATTTCCGCCTACCAGGAAATCATGAGGCTTTCGTTCTAG
- a CDS encoding FliI/YscN family ATPase: MALDCNDCISLLDELDPCRTYGKVTKVVGLIAEGHGIKAPLGSVCHLLPEEGGDPIPAEVVGFKDGACLFMPYSDMRGIGPGSLIRNTSTPPQIPVGPALLGRAIDAFGRPLDAKGSIPHDKYVPLHREPPNPLSRPRITEPLDVGVRAINGVLTLGKGQRVGIMAGSGVGKSTVMGMMARSTKADINVIALVGERGREVVEFMEKSLGPEGLARSVLIVETSDKSPLIRMRAAYTATAVAEYFRDQGKDVLLMMDSVTRFAMAGREVGLAAGEPPTRGGYTPSVFAQLPQLLERAGKSKDGSITGIYTVLVDGDDFNEPIADAVRSILDGHIVLTRELADMGHYPSIDVLKSVSRLRSDITSKQAQADSRVMLRHMATFKRVEDMVNIGAYQKGANPEVDKAISMVTPINQYLQQQVSETSTLEDSFQKLSILVGSDQQKTG; encoded by the coding sequence ATGGCACTGGACTGCAACGACTGCATTTCCCTGCTGGACGAGCTGGACCCCTGCCGCACCTACGGCAAGGTCACCAAGGTCGTGGGTCTCATCGCCGAAGGCCACGGTATCAAGGCTCCGCTCGGCTCGGTCTGTCACCTGCTTCCCGAGGAAGGCGGCGATCCCATCCCCGCCGAGGTGGTCGGATTCAAGGACGGCGCTTGCCTGTTCATGCCCTATTCGGACATGCGCGGCATCGGTCCCGGCAGCCTGATCCGCAACACCAGCACCCCGCCCCAAATTCCGGTGGGCCCCGCCCTGCTGGGCCGGGCCATCGACGCCTTCGGCCGTCCCCTGGACGCCAAGGGCTCCATTCCCCACGACAAGTACGTGCCCCTGCACCGCGAACCGCCCAACCCGCTCTCGCGCCCGCGCATCACCGAACCGCTGGACGTAGGCGTACGGGCCATCAACGGCGTCCTGACCCTGGGCAAGGGCCAGCGCGTGGGCATCATGGCCGGTTCCGGCGTGGGCAAATCCACGGTCATGGGCATGATGGCCCGCTCCACCAAGGCGGACATCAACGTCATCGCCCTGGTGGGAGAACGCGGCCGAGAAGTGGTCGAATTCATGGAAAAATCTTTGGGACCGGAAGGTCTTGCCCGCTCGGTTCTCATTGTCGAGACCTCGGACAAGAGCCCGCTGATCCGCATGCGCGCCGCATACACGGCCACGGCCGTGGCGGAATACTTCCGCGACCAGGGCAAGGACGTACTGCTGATGATGGACTCGGTGACCCGCTTTGCCATGGCGGGCCGCGAAGTGGGCCTGGCCGCGGGCGAACCGCCCACCCGAGGCGGCTACACTCCCAGCGTCTTTGCCCAGCTGCCGCAGCTCCTGGAACGGGCGGGCAAGAGCAAGGACGGTTCCATTACCGGCATTTACACGGTTCTGGTGGACGGCGACGACTTCAACGAGCCCATTGCCGACGCGGTGCGCTCCATCCTGGACGGGCATATCGTGCTCACCCGCGAACTGGCCGACATGGGCCACTACCCGTCCATCGACGTACTCAAGAGCGTTTCCCGTCTGCGCAGCGACATCACCTCCAAGCAGGCACAGGCCGACAGCCGGGTCATGCTGCGGCACATGGCCACCTTCAAGCGCGTGGAGGACATGGTCAATATCGGGGCCTACCAGAAAGGCGCCAACCCGGAGGTGGACAAGGCCATCTCCATGGTGACGCCCATCAATCAATACCTCCAGCAACAGGTCTCGGAAACGAGCACCCTGGAGGATTCCTTCCAGAAACTGAGCATACTGGTGGGCAGCGACCAGCAGAAAACGGGCTAG
- a CDS encoding arsenate reductase ArsC yields MKILYLCTGNSCRSQMAEGWTRALKPEYEVFSAGVERHGMNPYAMKVMAEAGVDISAQYSKTIEELPDTRFDYVVTLCGHAAENCPFFPGPARRIHRGFDDPPQLARQAGTEEEILDAYRKVRDQIRAFVQGLPESLED; encoded by the coding sequence ATGAAGATACTGTATCTGTGCACGGGCAATTCTTGCCGCAGCCAGATGGCCGAGGGGTGGACCCGGGCGCTGAAGCCCGAATACGAAGTGTTTTCCGCGGGTGTGGAAAGGCACGGCATGAACCCATACGCCATGAAGGTCATGGCCGAGGCCGGGGTGGATATTTCGGCCCAGTATTCCAAGACCATCGAGGAACTGCCGGATACGCGGTTCGACTATGTGGTGACCCTGTGCGGCCATGCCGCCGAGAACTGTCCTTTCTTTCCCGGCCCGGCCCGGCGCATCCATCGCGGTTTCGACGATCCGCCGCAGCTGGCCAGACAGGCCGGGACCGAAGAAGAAATTCTCGATGCCTACAGAAAGGTGCGGGATCAGATACGGGCGTTTGTGCAGGGGCTTCCGGAAAGCCTGGAAGACTAG
- the fliG gene encoding flagellar motor switch protein FliG, with product MSDFTGPQKTAIVLLALGEKFTADIFKRMERAEIAAVSKAMLETDSVPKEQVLEVLKEYNEALAYGAELLVGGPEQVKRLLTKSLDAETAKYIMDSLDLDTGPTPFQELENVSPRILAQILRNEHPQTLALILGHLHSDQAAELIQNLPAGVRAEVLMRLAKLEAVAEDMLMEVDKVLQSQLIAMGGKEGKKVGGVASVAEILNAVDRNTEEEVLSEIEEESTQMAEDIRNLMFVFEDIKQLDDVGIRELLKEVSNEDLTVALKGASDELKEKFFKNLSERASTMIREDLEIMPPKKLSEVESAQQNIVKTVRRLEDEGKIVVSRGGGDVFI from the coding sequence GTGAGCGACTTCACCGGACCGCAAAAGACCGCCATCGTGCTGCTCGCACTGGGCGAGAAGTTCACCGCGGATATATTCAAACGCATGGAACGGGCAGAGATTGCCGCGGTTTCCAAGGCAATGCTCGAAACCGATTCCGTGCCCAAGGAGCAGGTGCTCGAAGTGCTCAAGGAGTACAACGAGGCTCTGGCATACGGCGCAGAACTGCTCGTGGGCGGACCGGAACAGGTCAAGCGTCTCCTGACCAAATCCCTGGATGCGGAGACCGCCAAGTACATCATGGACAGCCTGGACCTGGACACCGGACCGACGCCCTTCCAGGAACTGGAAAACGTCAGCCCCCGCATCCTGGCCCAGATTCTCCGGAACGAACATCCGCAGACCCTGGCGCTCATCCTGGGGCACCTGCACTCGGACCAGGCGGCGGAACTCATCCAGAACCTGCCTGCGGGCGTGCGCGCGGAAGTGCTCATGCGGTTGGCAAAGCTCGAGGCAGTGGCCGAGGACATGCTCATGGAAGTGGACAAGGTGCTCCAGAGCCAGCTCATCGCCATGGGCGGCAAGGAAGGCAAGAAGGTCGGCGGCGTGGCTTCGGTCGCGGAAATCCTCAACGCGGTGGACCGCAACACCGAGGAAGAGGTGCTCTCCGAGATCGAGGAAGAATCCACCCAGATGGCCGAAGACATCCGAAACCTCATGTTCGTGTTCGAGGACATCAAACAGCTGGACGACGTGGGCATCCGCGAACTGCTCAAGGAAGTTTCCAACGAGGACCTCACCGTGGCCCTCAAGGGCGCTTCGGACGAGCTCAAGGAAAAATTCTTCAAGAACCTCTCGGAACGCGCCAGCACCATGATCCGGGAAGACCTGGAAATCATGCCGCCCAAGAAGCTTTCCGAGGTGGAATCCGCACAGCAGAACATCGTCAAGACCGTGCGCCGACTGGAAGACGAAGGCAAGATTGTCGTAAGCAGAGGTGGCGGAGATGTCTTTATCTAA
- the fliF gene encoding flagellar basal-body MS-ring/collar protein FliF produces the protein MAPALKEVMDKVTGFWTDRTFSQRMLIAGLAASVILAFVLMIYWMNRPNWKVLYTKLYPEDANKVVSMLQAAKEPYKLSDNGQTISVPADRVYELRLKIAGEGNLHGQGIGFEIFDEVKIGQTDFVQHINYQRALQGELSRTISEFPMVEKARVHLVIPQKSLFIEEQVPPSASVILKLKDDGKLKPKEVNGIVNLIAMAVEGLDPKRITITDMQGRPLYIPEEDTGVSLSNTQLEYKQNLQRQMEMRLQELLTPVVGPGKVIARVTTDLDFSQKTIRKESYDPDVAVVRSETRNEESTRGAASLAGGEPDANFRGDGYTGSRTTQDSNRESRTTNFEINKQEENIIAPVGELQRLSVAVIVDGTYVKNEETGKMEYVPRTAEEMDRIRSLVTKAVGMDEMRGDALEVSNISFGAPEDIDGQTLMRTMLEYAQRLGKPFLNGVLIFLFLILVVRPVIMALIKPRVAEQEVEEVAGLPGAERLALEEEEIDEELLDTSRRLENAKAHAIQLSDENIDQAARLLKNWLHQEA, from the coding sequence ATGGCTCCGGCACTTAAGGAAGTAATGGATAAGGTAACGGGATTCTGGACCGACAGAACCTTTTCCCAGCGCATGCTCATCGCCGGGCTGGCCGCTTCCGTCATTCTGGCGTTCGTCCTCATGATCTACTGGATGAACCGCCCGAACTGGAAGGTCCTCTACACCAAGCTGTATCCGGAAGACGCCAACAAGGTCGTGAGCATGCTCCAGGCCGCCAAGGAGCCCTACAAGCTTTCCGACAACGGACAGACCATCTCCGTGCCTGCCGACCGCGTCTATGAACTGCGCCTGAAGATCGCCGGGGAAGGCAACCTGCACGGCCAGGGCATCGGCTTCGAGATCTTCGACGAAGTGAAGATCGGCCAGACCGACTTCGTGCAGCACATCAACTATCAGCGCGCCCTGCAGGGTGAACTCTCCCGCACCATTTCCGAATTTCCCATGGTGGAAAAGGCCAGGGTTCACCTGGTCATTCCCCAGAAGAGCCTGTTCATCGAGGAACAGGTGCCGCCGTCCGCCTCGGTCATCCTGAAGCTCAAGGACGACGGAAAACTCAAGCCCAAGGAAGTCAACGGCATCGTCAACCTCATCGCCATGGCCGTGGAAGGGCTTGACCCCAAACGCATCACCATCACGGACATGCAGGGACGCCCCCTGTACATTCCCGAAGAGGACACCGGCGTTTCCCTGTCCAACACCCAGCTTGAATACAAGCAGAACCTGCAGCGCCAGATGGAAATGCGCCTCCAGGAACTGCTGACCCCGGTGGTGGGACCGGGCAAGGTCATCGCCCGCGTCACCACGGATCTGGACTTCAGCCAGAAGACCATCCGCAAGGAAAGCTACGATCCCGACGTTGCCGTGGTCCGTTCCGAAACCCGCAACGAGGAATCCACCAGGGGCGCGGCATCTCTGGCGGGCGGCGAACCCGACGCCAACTTCCGTGGCGACGGCTACACCGGTTCGCGCACCACCCAGGATTCCAACAGGGAATCCCGCACCACCAACTTCGAGATCAACAAGCAGGAAGAAAACATCATCGCCCCTGTTGGCGAGTTGCAACGGCTGAGCGTTGCGGTTATCGTCGATGGAACGTACGTGAAGAACGAAGAAACCGGTAAAATGGAATACGTTCCCCGTACCGCCGAAGAGATGGATCGCATCCGATCCCTGGTGACCAAGGCCGTCGGCATGGACGAAATGCGCGGCGATGCACTGGAAGTCTCCAACATCTCCTTCGGCGCACCCGAAGACATCGACGGACAGACCCTGATGCGCACCATGCTCGAATACGCACAGCGCCTCGGGAAGCCGTTCCTCAACGGTGTGCTGATCTTCCTCTTCCTGATCCTGGTCGTACGCCCGGTGATCATGGCCCTCATCAAGCCGAGAGTGGCCGAACAGGAAGTGGAGGAAGTCGCGGGCCTGCCCGGCGCGGAACGCCTGGCCCTGGAAGAGGAAGAGATCGACGAAGAACTCCTCGACACCTCCAGGCGCCTGGAAAACGCCAAGGCCCACGCCATCCAGCTCTCCGACGAGAACATCGATCAGGCTGCCCGTCTGCTCAAGAACTGGCTGCATCAGGAGGCGTAA
- the flgB gene encoding flagellar basal body rod protein FlgB, which yields MKGLFGSHINVTAKVLDMRLERQNLVMGNIANANTPEYKPRKLEFEDKLQTALALNMKGKLTKTNDMHMPAEFDPNGFKGNGLKEFRPRYVYGEDSVDLEKEVTTMAKNTMMYNALTSVIKKNFTGIQHAIQEGAK from the coding sequence ATGAAAGGACTTTTCGGGAGCCACATCAATGTAACAGCCAAAGTGCTCGACATGCGCCTGGAACGTCAAAATCTCGTCATGGGCAACATCGCCAACGCCAACACCCCGGAATACAAACCGAGAAAACTGGAGTTCGAAGACAAGCTCCAGACAGCGCTGGCCCTGAACATGAAGGGCAAGTTGACCAAGACCAATGATATGCACATGCCTGCCGAATTCGACCCCAACGGTTTCAAGGGCAACGGCCTCAAGGAATTCAGGCCGCGCTATGTTTACGGTGAAGATTCCGTGGATCTGGAAAAGGAAGTGACCACCATGGCCAAGAACACCATGATGTACAACGCCCTGACCAGCGTCATCAAAAAGAACTTTACCGGCATCCAGCACGCCATTCAGGAAGGAGCCAAGTAA
- a CDS encoding AsmA family protein, which produces MGSFAKWAMIIGGVLVALVIAVVVVAMVMLRPENYEGFLSEQVRNATGREFRGGADVSIHFFPLGLEGRDFVFGNAKGFGEDPMVSVKSIEFRIQLTPLFNGEIVVDEVHMDGVNVLLQRNRKGVSNWDDLAAKGVSGKSGKGDAKSSSPASDKPVSFAVREFSLNDLNLVYDDGASGARYELSGADLDLDDFELGKPFKFSIKSKVNSKEPELAGTVNFSGTARADTGRNLYSVSGLKGHVDVSGTMLPGGELGADLAAKGCVLDLKAELLKAEGVEVKAYDAVVEAGLTVNKLMSAPVVQAKLDSQPFDLRAVLEKLEMAAPDMADESALRSVGGNFDVLYSKDKLLLTDVNLKVDGSAITGGAAISRFDNPQYKALLKVDELNVDRYLPPEGAARTETANPEQGESNTTTPESESSATTNGEIFPVELIRSLNLDLEAAVGRLTVKKLSFADVSVQVVARDGRVEVKPFALSGYGGFADSALSLDVAGETPQTHVIAEIKDLHMGPLLKDLTGKESLQGKTRLSLNLTGSGNTAEAMKKTLDGTLDFALQDGVFPGVDVSELVEAAKAAKKDSSKIQADTDDKTKFGSITASAKAKNGILTTGDLEVRAPNLRAIGEGDVDLVQQKLSFLVKAKLVPSGKGQGGDSYEDTIGVPVPIHVSGTLQKPSYFVNPLEYIRMLGTGVVDTVGGVVKGVGGIFQGLIPGKKKQEPAKPQQ; this is translated from the coding sequence ATGGGCTCCTTTGCGAAATGGGCGATGATCATCGGCGGTGTTCTCGTTGCCCTGGTTATTGCCGTTGTCGTCGTGGCCATGGTCATGCTGCGGCCGGAAAACTATGAAGGCTTTTTATCCGAACAGGTGCGCAACGCCACGGGAAGGGAATTCCGGGGCGGCGCGGACGTCTCGATTCATTTCTTCCCCCTGGGCCTGGAGGGGCGCGATTTCGTGTTCGGCAACGCCAAGGGCTTTGGCGAGGACCCCATGGTCAGCGTCAAGTCCATCGAGTTTCGTATCCAGTTGACGCCCTTATTCAATGGCGAGATCGTGGTGGACGAAGTGCATATGGACGGCGTGAACGTGCTGTTGCAGCGCAACAGGAAAGGTGTATCCAACTGGGACGATCTGGCCGCGAAGGGCGTTTCCGGGAAATCCGGAAAGGGAGATGCGAAATCGTCCTCTCCGGCATCCGACAAGCCGGTGTCCTTTGCCGTGAGAGAGTTTTCCCTGAACGACCTGAACCTGGTCTATGACGACGGGGCTTCGGGCGCGCGGTATGAGCTGAGCGGTGCGGACCTGGATCTGGACGATTTTGAGTTGGGCAAACCCTTCAAGTTTTCCATCAAAAGCAAGGTGAACAGCAAGGAACCCGAACTGGCAGGAACCGTGAATTTTTCCGGAACGGCCCGTGCGGATACCGGCCGCAACCTGTACTCCGTGTCCGGCCTCAAGGGGCATGTGGACGTCTCCGGCACCATGCTTCCGGGCGGGGAACTGGGCGCCGACCTTGCCGCCAAAGGGTGCGTTCTCGACCTTAAGGCCGAATTGCTCAAGGCCGAAGGTGTGGAAGTGAAGGCGTATGACGCCGTTGTCGAGGCGGGCCTGACCGTGAACAAGCTCATGAGCGCCCCGGTGGTGCAGGCCAAGCTGGATTCCCAGCCGTTCGACCTGCGCGCTGTACTCGAAAAGCTTGAAATGGCCGCGCCCGACATGGCGGACGAAAGCGCCCTGCGTTCGGTGGGCGGGAATTTCGATGTGCTGTATTCCAAGGACAAGCTTCTGCTCACGGACGTAAACCTGAAGGTGGATGGTTCGGCCATTACCGGTGGGGCGGCAATCAGCCGTTTTGACAATCCGCAATACAAGGCGCTGCTCAAGGTGGATGAATTGAACGTGGACCGGTATCTGCCGCCCGAAGGCGCGGCCCGGACCGAAACAGCAAATCCGGAGCAGGGAGAATCGAACACGACAACGCCTGAATCGGAATCTTCGGCCACGACAAATGGGGAAATATTCCCCGTGGAATTGATCCGAAGCTTGAACCTGGATCTGGAGGCGGCTGTGGGAAGGCTCACGGTCAAGAAACTTTCCTTTGCTGACGTCAGCGTTCAGGTGGTGGCCAGGGACGGCCGGGTGGAGGTGAAGCCCTTTGCCCTCAGCGGGTATGGCGGGTTCGCGGATTCGGCCCTCTCCCTGGATGTGGCCGGGGAAACGCCGCAGACGCACGTGATCGCCGAAATAAAGGACCTGCACATGGGCCCCCTGCTCAAGGATCTGACCGGAAAGGAATCCCTGCAGGGCAAAACGCGTCTTTCCCTGAACCTGACCGGCAGCGGGAATACCGCCGAGGCCATGAAGAAGACCTTGGACGGCACTCTCGATTTCGCCTTGCAGGACGGAGTGTTTCCCGGGGTGGATGTCTCCGAGCTGGTGGAGGCCGCCAAGGCTGCGAAAAAGGATTCCAGCAAGATCCAGGCAGACACCGACGACAAGACCAAGTTTGGTTCCATAACCGCTTCGGCCAAGGCCAAGAACGGCATTCTGACCACGGGGGATCTGGAGGTGCGCGCACCCAATCTCCGGGCCATCGGCGAAGGGGATGTGGATCTTGTGCAGCAGAAGCTCAGTTTCCTGGTCAAGGCCAAGCTCGTTCCTTCGGGCAAGGGCCAGGGCGGCGATTCCTACGAGGACACCATAGGCGTTCCCGTTCCCATCCATGTGAGCGGCACGCTCCAGAAGCCGTCCTACTTCGTGAATCCCCTGGAATACATCCGCATGCTCGGCACCGGCGTTGTCGATACCGTGGGCGGCGTGGTCAAGGGGGTCGGCGGTATATTCCAGGGGCTGATCCCCGGAAAGAAAAAGCAGGAACCGGCCAAGCCGCAGCAGTAA